A region from the Devosia lucknowensis genome encodes:
- a CDS encoding dihydrofolate reductase family protein: MAVRVDLNISLDGYATTTDQTPEKPFGEDWGRLVSAYTATRTFRQRVFGKTDGSGTTGMDDKYATAYFEAVGAEIMGAGMFGLHNFPDDSNWRGWWGDAPPFHCPVFVLSHTERAPIRFDNGTVFHFLSASPTEVLGMAKAEAGDQDVRIGGGPTTVRTFLKAGLVDRLHVGITPIILGQGINLWDDLRGLEAGYTVTSETADTGIVHLTFAR, from the coding sequence ATGGCCGTTCGCGTCGATCTCAACATTTCGCTCGATGGCTATGCCACGACCACCGACCAGACGCCCGAAAAGCCCTTCGGCGAGGATTGGGGGCGCCTGGTCAGCGCCTATACCGCCACCCGCACTTTTCGCCAGCGCGTATTCGGCAAGACCGACGGCAGCGGCACGACCGGCATGGACGACAAATACGCTACGGCCTATTTCGAAGCCGTGGGTGCCGAAATCATGGGTGCCGGCATGTTCGGCCTGCACAATTTTCCCGATGATTCCAATTGGCGTGGCTGGTGGGGCGATGCCCCGCCGTTCCATTGCCCGGTCTTCGTCCTCAGCCACACGGAGCGGGCGCCGATCCGTTTCGACAACGGCACGGTCTTTCACTTCCTCTCGGCCAGCCCCACCGAGGTGCTCGGCATGGCCAAGGCCGAAGCCGGTGACCAGGACGTCCGCATCGGTGGCGGGCCGACCACGGTGCGCACCTTTCTCAAGGCTGGTCTCGTCGATCGTCTCCATGTCGGTATAACGCCCATCATCCTAGGACAGGGCATTAATCTCTGGGACGATCTTCGCGGTCTCGAGGCAGGCTATACCGTGACCTCGGAAACCGCCGACACCGGTATCGTGCACCTGACGTTCGCCCGATAG
- a CDS encoding DUF2189 domain-containing protein, with product MARMHIMAGTGDKLDMPVIRQITIADLGDALRRGAADFWAKPSHYLLLAIIYPIVGIVLTVWMNGWHSWTLLYPLVGGFALVGPIAALPLYEISGRRERGENPTWRDAMSVLRSPSMGSILAVGAMLFVLFTLWMTSAQALYESLFGPAPPRTLAALAAQVANAPGGITLLAVGTGLGALFAMVVLCTTVIAFPLLLDRDAGAYVAVETSFRAVLYNRVPLFVWGVIVGASIFLASLPLFVGLAVVLPILGHATWHLYRKLVEPASHIRLP from the coding sequence ATGGCCCGCATGCACATCATGGCCGGCACCGGCGACAAGCTGGACATGCCGGTGATCCGCCAAATCACCATCGCCGATCTGGGTGACGCGCTGCGACGCGGCGCCGCCGACTTCTGGGCCAAGCCCAGCCACTACCTGCTGCTGGCCATCATCTATCCCATCGTCGGCATCGTGCTGACGGTGTGGATGAACGGCTGGCATTCATGGACCCTGCTCTACCCGCTGGTCGGTGGCTTCGCGCTGGTCGGACCCATCGCCGCCCTGCCCCTCTACGAGATTTCGGGCCGCCGCGAGCGCGGCGAAAATCCCACCTGGCGCGATGCCATGAGCGTGCTGCGCTCGCCCTCCATGGGCAGCATCCTGGCCGTCGGCGCAATGCTGTTCGTCCTCTTCACGCTGTGGATGACCAGCGCCCAGGCGCTTTATGAAAGCCTTTTCGGTCCTGCGCCGCCGCGCACGCTCGCAGCTCTCGCCGCTCAGGTCGCCAATGCCCCGGGCGGGATCACGCTGCTGGCGGTCGGTACGGGCCTTGGCGCCCTCTTCGCTATGGTCGTGCTCTGTACCACCGTCATCGCCTTCCCGCTGCTGCTCGATCGCGATGCCGGCGCCTATGTGGCGGTGGAAACCTCGTTCCGCGCCGTGCTCTACAATCGCGTGCCGCTTTTTGTGTGGGGCGTCATCGTCGGCGCCAGCATCTTCCTGGCGTCACTGCCCCTCTTCGTGGGCCTCGCGGTGGTGCTGCCGATCCTCGGACACGCGACCTGGCATCTTTATCGCAAGCTGGTGGAGCCAGCCTCGCACATCCGCCTGCCCTGA
- a CDS encoding glycoside hydrolase family 43 protein, translating into MAQLTNPILPGFNPDPSILRVGEDYYIATSTFEWFPGVQIHHSRDLANWELITRPLTRKTQLDMRGDPDSCGVWAPCLTHDGEKFWLVYTDVKRKDGSFKDAHNYIVWSDTIEGPWSDPVYVNSSGFDPSLFHDDDGRKWFVNMLWDHRTRPLKFAGIALQEFDPAAGKLVGPVKNIYKGTDLKLVEGPHIYKRQGKDGQAWYYLLTAEGGTAYDHACTFARSRNLDGPYETHPDKHILTSKDAPLAAIQRGGHGDIVETPEGKTYLVHLGGRPTTQERRCVLGRETSIQEAYWGDDDWLYVKNGPVPSLHVEVPGTRDEQKYRAEQRYTFENGLPLDFQWLRTPDTDRIFKTEGGKLTLFGRESIGSWFEQALVARRQQHFSYDAETVVDFTATDERTMAGLTAYYSRYNFFYLAVTAHSDGQRELLLMSSEISWPDGNLTFPASPVQIPNTGKVKLALTIRGRKLQFFYALEGQELQKIGPVFDASILSDECGGHQAHGSFTGAFVGVAAHDLNGTASPAHFDYFTYRPQHDASDRYELETLTAGRPYLKG; encoded by the coding sequence ATGGCACAACTGACCAATCCGATATTGCCCGGCTTCAACCCCGATCCATCCATCCTGCGCGTCGGCGAGGACTATTACATCGCGACCTCGACCTTCGAGTGGTTCCCGGGTGTGCAAATCCACCATTCGAGGGACCTCGCCAACTGGGAGCTGATCACGAGGCCGCTGACGCGCAAGACCCAGCTCGACATGCGCGGCGATCCCGACAGTTGCGGCGTCTGGGCGCCGTGCCTGACGCATGACGGGGAAAAGTTCTGGCTCGTCTATACCGACGTCAAGCGCAAGGATGGCTCCTTCAAGGACGCGCACAACTACATCGTCTGGTCCGACACGATCGAGGGGCCCTGGTCCGACCCGGTCTATGTCAATTCCTCGGGCTTCGACCCCAGCCTCTTCCACGATGATGACGGCCGGAAATGGTTCGTCAACATGCTATGGGACCATAGGACCCGCCCGCTCAAGTTCGCCGGCATCGCGCTGCAGGAATTCGATCCCGCTGCCGGCAAGCTCGTGGGGCCGGTCAAGAACATCTACAAGGGCACCGATCTCAAGCTCGTTGAAGGCCCGCATATCTACAAACGCCAGGGTAAGGATGGCCAGGCCTGGTACTATCTGCTGACCGCCGAGGGCGGCACGGCCTATGACCATGCCTGCACCTTCGCGCGCTCGCGCAATCTCGATGGACCCTACGAGACCCATCCCGACAAGCATATCCTCACCTCCAAGGATGCGCCGCTGGCGGCCATCCAGCGCGGCGGCCACGGCGATATCGTCGAGACCCCCGAGGGCAAGACCTACCTCGTCCATCTCGGTGGCCGCCCGACCACCCAGGAACGCCGCTGCGTGCTGGGGCGCGAAACCTCGATCCAGGAGGCCTATTGGGGCGACGACGACTGGCTCTACGTCAAGAACGGCCCGGTGCCCTCCCTGCATGTCGAGGTGCCCGGTACGCGCGACGAGCAAAAGTACCGGGCCGAGCAACGCTACACGTTCGAGAACGGCCTGCCGCTCGACTTCCAGTGGCTGCGCACGCCCGATACCGACCGCATCTTCAAGACCGAAGGCGGCAAGCTGACCCTCTTCGGCCGCGAAAGCATCGGCTCGTGGTTCGAACAGGCGCTGGTCGCCCGACGGCAGCAGCATTTCTCCTATGACGCCGAGACCGTGGTCGATTTCACGGCCACCGACGAGCGCACCATGGCGGGACTGACGGCCTATTACAGCCGCTACAACTTCTTCTACCTCGCCGTGACCGCCCATTCCGACGGCCAGCGCGAACTTCTGCTGATGAGCTCGGAAATCTCCTGGCCCGACGGCAACCTGACCTTCCCTGCCTCCCCGGTTCAGATCCCCAATACCGGCAAGGTCAAGCTGGCGCTCACCATTCGCGGGCGCAAGCTGCAGTTCTTCTACGCGCTCGAGGGCCAGGAGCTGCAAAAGATCGGGCCGGTCTTCGACGCCTCGATCCTGTCGGACGAATGCGGCGGGCACCAGGCGCATGGCAGCTTCACCGGCGCCTTCGTCGGCGTCGCGGCGCACGATCTCAACGGCACCGCGAGCCCGGCGCATTTCGACTATTTCACCTACCGCCCGCAGCACGATGCCAGCGACCGGTACGAGCTCGAGACGCTGACGGCCGGCCGGCCCTATCTTAAAGGCTGA